In Salinibaculum sp. SYNS191, the genomic window AGTCCCAGCCCCGTGAAGACGACGTAGGTCAGCACGACGAGGACCCCCGAGTGCAGCAGTGCCTCGTAGCGTCCCCTGCTCGCGGTTCCGGCGAACCAGCCACAGGAGAGAACTGTCGCCTGGGTCACCAGGTAGAAGCGCGCCCGGTCCCGGGCCGGCTGGACGGCGGTGGGGTCGAGCGCCATGCCGGCGTCGGCGTCGGCGACCGTCGAGAGCTGTGCGAAGCCGTCGAGGACCGATGCGTTGACCGCGACGACGATTCCCACCACGAGCAGTGCGGTCGTCCACCCGACGGCGACGTAGACCAAGAGCCTGCTCCGGAGTGCCTTTCGTTCGTGGTATAATCGGCCGATCTCAGTCTCCAGCGTCTCGAAGACGTCCTCGGTGTCGCTGCCGGCTTCGAGCGCGCCGACGACCAGCCCGACCGTCTGCGACGCCAGGGGTGTCCCGACGCGGTCGACGAAGCGGTCCAGCGCGGCCGCGCGCACGTCGTCCGTCTCGTCGACCCCGGTCGTCAGTTCGAGGTTGAACGCGAGGTCCTCGACGTCGGGCTGGAGCGCACCGAGGTCGACCTCGCGCGCGACGCGACCCACCGCCTCCGGGAACGGGCGGCCGAGGCTGACGTGCCCGGAGACCGCGTGGACGAAGTCGCGAATCTCCCGGTCCTTCGCGTCGTCGCGCGAGGCCCGCCGGACTGCGACGACGCCCACGGGAATCCCGTAGGCAGCGTAGCCGAGCAGGACGACGTTCACCGGGTCGTAGCCGAGCGCCCACAGCCCGCCGGTGACGGCCAGCGCCGGAGGTGCGAACGCGCGGGCCGCACTCGCCGGATTGCTCGTCGCCGTCGCGAGGACCCCGGTGACGCGTTCGGGCGGGCGGTAGCTCGGTGTGGCGTGGTCCGTCGGCCGAAGCGAGACGACGACGGTCGCCGCTCCCAGACCGACGACGAGGACGAACGCGACCGCGGCGTAGACGAGCAGCGCCCGGACCGAGACGGGTCCCAGCGGCGTCCCGATGGACGTCGAGAGCCCTGGCGCGAGGACGCTCGCGACCGTCAGGATGAGGACGGCCAGCGCCGGAAAGACCAGCAGCACGACGAACAGTTCCGCGACGAGTTCGAGGTAGCCGCTGGCGCGTTCGCGCACGCGCTCCTGCTGGTGAGAGAGCAGTCGCCCCTCCATTTTCAGGTAGCTCTCCAGCGAGTCACTGCCCTGGGCAGCGTGTTCGCGGAACTTCAGGAGGAAGGGCGCGAGCAGGTCCCGCGAGGGCGTGTCGCGGGCGACCATCGACAGGCCCTCGTCGATGCTCCCGGTGAGCGCGGCCTTGTTGAGTGCGGCCCGGAAGGTGTCGGCGGTGGCACCGTAGGCGGGCTGTTCGGCCACTCGCTGGAGCATCGCGCGCTGGTCGGTCGTCCCCGTG contains:
- a CDS encoding type II secretion system F family protein; translation: MTDEDLPTLGPLDRGLYALFSRHADSATHDRDRRSYRAAGLSTSFDVYLSRVYGLAWAAGVTTALLAFVAIALAPSDLGAGLLDFLAGGLPVVNRLPLPAIPRVYVALVTAALAGALLRWLVVRAGGFYLRRAAAARREEIARTLPGAVRYLRVIATGTTDQRAMLQRVAEQPAYGATADTFRAALNKAALTGSIDEGLSMVARDTPSRDLLAPFLLKFREHAAQGSDSLESYLKMEGRLLSHQQERVRERASGYLELVAELFVVLLVFPALAVLILTVASVLAPGLSTSIGTPLGPVSVRALLVYAAVAFVLVVGLGAATVVVSLRPTDHATPSYRPPERVTGVLATATSNPASAARAFAPPALAVTGGLWALGYDPVNVVLLGYAAYGIPVGVVAVRRASRDDAKDREIRDFVHAVSGHVSLGRPFPEAVGRVAREVDLGALQPDVEDLAFNLELTTGVDETDDVRAAALDRFVDRVGTPLASQTVGLVVGALEAGSDTEDVFETLETEIGRLYHERKALRSRLLVYVAVGWTTALLVVGIVVAVNASVLDGFAQLSTVADADAGMALDPTAVQPARDRARFYLVTQATVLSCGWFAGTASRGRYEALLHSGVLVVLTYVVFTGLGLV